A genomic region of Desulfosarcina ovata subsp. ovata contains the following coding sequences:
- a CDS encoding transposase codes for MMAKQMVLNDAGKMIRSVWDEIPHHYPGIGTDEFVIMPNHIHGIIVIVKAGSRACPSSVQPSIKGQPQGGAPTMTLPDVVHRFKTMTTKRYSDGVKQNDWKPFPGKLWQRNYWEHIVRDELELNAIREYVRNNPAQWELDRLNVMFSDRQAFKKKPQKGQPQGVAHTEGKPWMV; via the coding sequence AAACAAATGGTGCTGAACGATGCGGGCAAAATGATCCGATCGGTATGGGATGAGATACCCCACCATTACCCGGGAATCGGCACCGATGAATTTGTAATCATGCCCAACCATATTCATGGGATTATCGTCATCGTAAAGGCAGGCTCTCGTGCCTGCCCATCATCGGTGCAACCCTCTATAAAAGGGCAACCACAGGGGGGTGCCCCTACGATGACATTGCCCGACGTGGTGCATCGGTTCAAAACCATGACAACCAAACGGTATTCAGACGGTGTCAAACAAAACGACTGGAAACCATTCCCCGGTAAATTGTGGCAACGCAATTATTGGGAACATATCGTGCGGGATGAATTGGAATTGAACGCTATTCGGGAGTACGTTCGCAACAACCCCGCGCAATGGGAATTGGATCGTTTAAATGTGATGTTTTCGGATCGGCAGGCCTTTAAAAAGAAACCGCAGAAAGGGCAACCTCAGGGAGTTGCCCATACGGAGGGGAAACCATGGATGGTATGA